A region from the Flavobacteriales bacterium genome encodes:
- a CDS encoding type IV secretory system conjugative DNA transfer family protein, giving the protein MINKRNIYYRYIRRKLRAFYRATAPLRKAGFDMLADLGEMIEIALENLEDLLITKSDKLEAGFGKAHKLIRKKHRGFVLDGKRALTVKRSQENVMCVSPSGGGKSTTIIFPSILCCPHSMIVNDNSGELSQSENYLLSKGFVVKYLDFGNPEKSLFYNPLKRICSSSDIAKVSSMLVRTSNEKSDFWTLKSEELISICIEYLTENESQIYRNLANVYYLLEHLQSEPETIRTLFKENATETLQRKLEGILKNSENTRASIISSALASLNFIGNDKELQNLTCVDTIDFDSFRRQKTALFIRCPLGNTAYYQKIISIFFEQFFSSVFNKALPSDEDLPISIIADELGSMYLPNLASIISNARKFLIPILGVLQSENQIFENYGSFNAKTILNNAGVKVYFTGLTDESENLSKILGEYEYEDEKGMTRTRRLMTADEIRTMPKNQVLIIPSGGKPLKVKTTPYYKQRWMVEALNMKAETNLGHENPKPSFTYTAVYLDLSTFKKKYNPKQEEKIINVKFPKYGE; this is encoded by the coding sequence ATGATCAATAAACGAAACATATACTACCGATACATTCGGAGAAAGTTAAGAGCGTTCTATAGAGCAACAGCTCCACTTCGAAAGGCAGGATTCGACATGTTAGCCGATTTGGGCGAGATGATAGAAATAGCCTTAGAAAACCTTGAAGATTTATTAATAACCAAATCCGACAAATTAGAAGCTGGTTTTGGAAAAGCTCATAAGCTTATACGTAAGAAACATCGAGGGTTTGTATTGGATGGGAAAAGAGCTTTGACGGTGAAAAGAAGCCAAGAAAATGTTATGTGCGTATCTCCTAGTGGTGGAGGGAAATCCACAACGATAATTTTTCCGAGTATTTTATGTTGTCCACACTCTATGATAGTTAACGACAATTCAGGTGAATTGTCTCAGAGTGAAAACTACCTTCTAAGTAAGGGTTTTGTTGTAAAATATCTTGATTTTGGTAATCCTGAAAAATCACTTTTCTACAATCCCTTAAAGCGTATTTGTTCCAGTTCCGATATAGCCAAGGTAAGCTCCATGCTTGTGAGAACCTCAAACGAAAAGTCTGATTTTTGGACATTAAAGTCTGAAGAATTAATTTCTATTTGTATTGAATACCTTACTGAAAACGAATCACAGATATATCGAAATCTAGCAAACGTATATTATTTACTTGAGCACCTACAAAGTGAACCAGAAACTATCCGAACATTATTTAAGGAAAATGCTACAGAAACACTACAGAGAAAACTTGAAGGGATTCTAAAAAATAGTGAGAACACAAGAGCTTCTATCATCAGTTCAGCACTTGCTAGCTTGAATTTTATTGGAAATGATAAAGAGCTACAGAATTTAACCTGTGTCGATACCATAGATTTTGATTCTTTTAGAAGACAAAAAACCGCTCTTTTTATAAGATGTCCACTTGGAAATACGGCGTATTACCAAAAGATTATTTCGATATTTTTTGAACAATTCTTCTCTTCGGTATTTAACAAAGCTTTACCAAGCGATGAAGATTTACCTATCTCAATCATCGCAGATGAACTTGGTTCGATGTACTTACCAAACCTGGCCTCCATTATTTCTAACGCGAGGAAGTTCCTTATACCCATATTAGGTGTACTACAGTCTGAAAATCAAATTTTTGAGAATTACGGTTCTTTTAATGCAAAGACGATACTCAATAACGCAGGTGTGAAAGTGTATTTCACAGGACTTACTGATGAGAGTGAAAACCTTTCTAAAATTCTTGGTGAATACGAATACGAAGATGAAAAAGGCATGACTCGTACAAGGCGATTAATGACCGCTGATGAAATACGAACAATGCCTAAAAACCAAGTTCTAATCATACCGAGTGGAGGAAAACCTCTTAAGGTAAAAACGACACCTTATTACAAACAAAGATGGATGGTGGAAGCATTGAATATGAAAGCAGAAACAAATCTTGGACATGAAAATCCAAAACCATCATTTACCTATACTGCTGTTTACTTAGACCTATCCACTTTCAAAAAGAAATATAATCCAAAACAAGAAGAAAAAATCATTAACGTAAAATTTCCGAAATATGGAGAATAA
- a CDS encoding relaxase/mobilization nuclease domain-containing protein → MIIKSKSHKGRNAFKTVIEYMFKEDHNAEFVYKKLLRTQDKESWVRQYEACEGNRQIKRSNGIKLHHEIMSFNPKDTESISRVMLKDFAKKYVQLRNPKALSLVVAHFEKNHVHLHFCFSAIDYGTGKSNRLSRKEFSEVKQNIQKYQLDKYPELEHSLVNHSKSKKKTKISEKEMQMRLRIGEVSEKEQLYYKVQSIFHASPDIPSFVHTLKHNGIEPYIRNGKLTGIHYGNRKYRFKTLGIKEDMILEKSRIKSKKRNQELNR, encoded by the coding sequence ATGATTATCAAATCCAAGTCACATAAGGGGAGGAATGCTTTTAAAACCGTCATTGAGTATATGTTTAAAGAAGACCACAATGCTGAGTTTGTATATAAAAAACTACTTCGTACTCAAGATAAAGAATCTTGGGTTCGACAGTATGAAGCTTGTGAGGGAAATAGGCAAATCAAACGTAGCAATGGGATCAAATTACATCATGAGATTATGAGTTTTAATCCAAAAGATACTGAATCCATTTCTCGAGTTATGCTAAAGGATTTTGCAAAGAAATATGTTCAATTACGAAATCCAAAAGCCCTTTCTCTTGTTGTGGCTCATTTCGAGAAAAATCATGTCCATTTACATTTCTGTTTTTCTGCAATTGATTATGGAACTGGGAAATCAAACAGACTTTCGAGAAAGGAATTTTCAGAGGTAAAACAGAATATTCAAAAATACCAATTGGATAAATATCCTGAGCTGGAGCATTCACTTGTGAATCATTCAAAGTCGAAAAAGAAAACCAAAATTTCGGAAAAAGAAATGCAGATGAGATTACGAATAGGAGAAGTTTCTGAAAAAGAACAGCTCTACTACAAGGTGCAAAGTATTTTCCATGCTTCTCCAGATATTCCAAGTTTTGTTCATACGCTAAAACATAACGGAATTGAACCATACATAAGAAATGGAAAGCTGACGGGAATACATTATGGAAACAGGAAATATCGCTTTAAAACGCTAGGCATAAAAGAAGATATGATTCTTGAAAAAAGTAGAATAAAAAGCAAAAAAAGAAATCAAGAATTAAATCGCTAA